GAGCCGAGGGCCCGGTAACGATCGAATCCTGCGAGATCGACGGCACTGAGTTCCGCCTGTTCCGGGCCGACGTGGTCGTAGAGGGGTCGATCCCCTCGGCGATCGCGATGCTGGAGGATGCCGACGCCTGTCCCGAGTGGCAGGGAATCTGTGAAGAGGAAACCGCGACATCTCTGGAGCAGCCGTTTCAGTCCCTGCGCAACCGCATCTCCGGCTCGGGAATCTCGAGGCGCGTGACGATCGTCCGTTCGGGCTGGCTACGCACGAGCGACGGCCGCGTGATCAACGACATAGTCGGCGCGGACGATCTGACGCCCGAGTTCGAGGGCAGGCGTGTGCTCTGCATGTACCTGAGGTGGTTCCTGACCCCCGGCGACGAAGAAGGAACAGTCAAGGTTGTCCAGGAAACGGTCAGCGATCCGCAGGTCCCGGGCGGTCTCGGAAGGATGCTGGCAAACCGGGGCGCCATGAACGCGATGATGGAGACCTTCACGAACTTCGGCCCACAGCTCGGCGACGCGCGGTACGCGAGCGGACCGGACATCGCGTCCCTTCCGCTCGTGGAAGAGGAGCTGCCGGACCTCGGCGAGGAGTTCGTCGCCTGTCAAGCGGCGCGGCAGTAGCCGCTCGCCGGCGTAGTCGCGTGAGCCGCCGCCGGACCATCACAAGAGCGGCGGTCCTCACGCTGGCCGCGCTGTTCCTGTCGTCGGGCCTGTGGGCGCACGGAGTCGCCGACCAGGACGAGCTCTTCCTGACCAACAACGAGGGTCTGGCGGTCGGGCCCTACATGTACCTGGGCGCCAAGCACATGGTCACCGGGTACGACCACCTGGCGTTCCTGGCCGGAGTCATCTTCTTCCTCTATCGGTTCCGCGACGTCGCGCTCTACGTGACGCTGTTCGCGGTCGGCCACAGCGTGACCCTGCTGGTCGGGGTGCTCGGCGGCATCCACGCGAATCCGTTTCTCATCGACGCGATCGTCGGCCTGTCGGTGGCCTACAAGGCGTTCGAGAACCTGGGCGGGTTCCGGGCTCTGGGGGTCCAGATCGACACGCGGGCGGCCGTGCTCGTGTTCGGCCTGTTCCACGGTTTCGGTCTGGCGACCAAGCTGCAGCCGGTCGAGATCTCGGGAAGCGGCCTGGTCGGGAACATCATCTCCTTCAACGTGGGCGTCGAACTCGGGCAGTTCGCCGCCCTCGCCATCATCCTGCTTAGCTTCAACCTCTGGCGAGCCAGCGGCCGATTCCAGTCTCACGGCTATGCCGCGAACGCGGTGCTGATGACGGCCGGCTTCCTGCTGGTCGCCTACCAGTTGACGGGGTACTTCATGTCATGACGGATTCCTCTCCCGCACCGGGCGGCGATCTCGGAACGCCGGCGCCTGGCAAGCTGCTGAAGACCCTCGCGATCACGCTCGCCGCCGCGGCGGTCGTCTTCGTAGTCGTCATCCTGCCGGCCGAGTACGGCATCGACCCGACCCGGATCGGCAGCCTGCTCGGCCTCGACCGGCTCTACGAGGCGGCCGGCACCGAGCCGATGGCCGAGGCCGAGGAGGGCCTCTCGGCCCAGATGACCGGCAACCGTGAGCTACGGGCCGAGACCGTCACGATCGAGATCGGCGCCAACGAACAGATGGAGTACAAGCTGCAGATGATCGAGGGGATGACGATCGTCTACTCCTGGCAAACCGACGGCGGAACGCTCTACTCGGACTTCCACGCCGACCCGTTCAACGACCTCGACGACGAGCCGGTCCGCTACGCCGAGGAGTTCGACGTCACGGGCGGCCGCGGCGGCCTGACCGCGGGCTACTCCGGCAACCATGGCTGGTTCTGGCTCAACGAGAGCGACGCGCCTGTTGTGATCGAACTCGACGTGCGCGG
Above is a window of Acidobacteriota bacterium DNA encoding:
- a CDS encoding HupE/UreJ family protein, translated to MSRRRTITRAAVLTLAALFLSSGLWAHGVADQDELFLTNNEGLAVGPYMYLGAKHMVTGYDHLAFLAGVIFFLYRFRDVALYVTLFAVGHSVTLLVGVLGGIHANPFLIDAIVGLSVAYKAFENLGGFRALGVQIDTRAAVLVFGLFHGFGLATKLQPVEISGSGLVGNIISFNVGVELGQFAALAIILLSFNLWRASGRFQSHGYAANAVLMTAGFLLVAYQLTGYFMS